A region from the Arachis ipaensis cultivar K30076 chromosome B01, Araip1.1, whole genome shotgun sequence genome encodes:
- the LOC107647592 gene encoding uncharacterized protein LOC107647592, with product MGDLITCLIIYVDDMIITGSDAEEIEKLRRNIFTDFEMKDLGRLKYFLGIEVLQSSKGIFISQRKYILDLLAETRMVDCKSIDTPMQVNHKLKIVEGAILADKERYQRVIEKLIYLSHTQPDIAYAMGIVSQFMHKPQEDHMEAAMRIVRYLKGAPGSGIIFKRNGHLKVEAYTDADWADNQNDRRSTTGYFTLVGGNLEASPLIGIQDGLVNKIQKEEAIDLERMPSADEIKEAVWDCESSKAPGCDG from the exons atgggAGATTTAATCACTTGCCTAATAATCTACGTGGATGACATGATCATAACGGGAAGTGATGCTGAAGAAATTGAAAAATTGAGAAGGAACATATTTACAGACttcgaaatgaaggatttgggaaGACTAAAATATTTCTTAGGAATAGAGGTTCTACAATCCAGCAAAGGAATCTTTATCTCCCAAAGAAAGTATATTTTGGACCTTCTGGCAGAAACAAGAATGGTGGATTGCAAATCAATAGATACGCCCATGCAAGTTAATCACAAGTTGAAGATAGTAGAAGGTGCCATCCTAGCAGATAAGGAAAGGTACCAGCGAGTGATTGAAAAACTAATTTACTTATCACATACTCAGCCTGACATAGCTTATGCTATGGGAATAGTAAGTCAGTTTATGCATAAGCCACAAGAAGATCATATGGAAGCTGCCATGAGGATAGTTCGATATTTGAAGGGAGCTCCAGGAAGTGGAATCATTTTCAAAAGGAATGGTCATTTGAAGGTTGAGGCATACACTGATGCAGATTGGGCAGACAACCAAAATGATAGAAGATCAACAACTGGTTACTTTACACTTGTTGGAGGCAACCTG GAAGCGTCACCATTGATAGGTATTCAGGATGGCCTAGTTAATAAGATACAGAAAGAGGAGGCTATAGACTTAGAGAGGATGCCTTCGGCTGACGAAATAAAGGAAGCAGTTTGGGATTGCGAGTCGTCTAAGGCCCCTGGCTGtgatggctaa
- the LOC107647598 gene encoding uncharacterized protein LOC107647598 → MNFIKKYWGEIGPEFTAAVMDFFQSAELPRDSNVTWVALAPKFVGAREIKDLWPISMVGCVYKVISKVLVQRMRKVMPDLVGKTQSVFVQGRKIHNGALIACETVQWLKQRKKKSAIIKLEFQKTYDRVKLKFVDIVLQKMGFRQRWRGWIKECVCTASMSLDKWLAF, encoded by the coding sequence atgaacttcataaagaagTATTGGGGAGAAATTGGTCCTGAGTTTACTGCAGCTGTCATGGATTTCTTCCAGTCAGCTGAGCTACCAAGAGATTCTAATGTTACATGGGTGGCTCTGGCTCCGAAGTTTGTGGGAGCAAGGGAGATTAAAGATCTTTGGCCGATTAGTATGGTAGGGTGTGTGTATAAGGTCATTTCAAAGGTGTTGGTGCAAAGAATGAGAAAGGTAATGCCAGACTTAGTAGGGAAGACTCAGAGTGTATTTGTGCAGGGTAGGAAGATTCATAATGGGGCTTTGATTGCGTGTGAAACTGTGCAATGGTTgaagcaaagaaaaaagaaatcggCAATAATCAAATTGGAATTTCAAAAAACTTACGATAGAGTCAAGTTGAAGTTTGTGGATATTGTACTTCAGAAAATGGGCTTTCGGCAAAGATGGCGAGGGTGGATCAAGGAATGTGTGTGCACGGCGTCTATGTCGCTTGATAAATGGCTCGCCTTCTAA